The Lutibacter sp. A64 genome segment TACTGGAGGTAAATTTCCACTTTGGCTTACTCCAGAGCAGGTTATTATACTACCAATCAGTGAGAAATATCAAAAATATGCCGAAAAAGTTTTACATTTGCTAGAAAATTCCGAAATTCGCGCACTTATAGATGATAGGAGTGAAAAAACCGGGCGAAAAATTAGAGATGCTGAATTGAATAAAATTCCATTTATGATTATAGTAGGTGAACAAGAGGAAAATGATGGCACGGTTTCTGTAAGAAAACAAGGAGAAGGAGATATAGGAACATTATCAAATGACGAATTTATTTCGTTTATAAAGAAAGAAATTAATAGTACATTAGAACAATTTTAGTTTAATTTAAATTTTACAGTTATAGCAATTAAAAGAAGATCAGGGGGAAGAAAACCTTGGAGAGTAATTAAGGAAGATCAACATAGGATTAATGAGAAAATCACGTATGTTGATGAAGTACGTTTAGTAGGTGATAACGTAGAAGTAGGCATATACCCTATTTCGAAAGCAAAAGCGTTAGCAAGAGAACTAGAATTAGATTTGGTAGAAATATCTCCCAAAGCTGTGCCTCCCGTTTGTAAGATTATAGATTATAAAAAATTTCTATATGAACAAAAGAAAAGAGAAAAGGCTCAGAAATCTAAAGCTTCTAAAGTAGTTGTAAAAGAAATTAGATTTGGACCTAATACCGATGAGCATGATTTTGAATTTAAAAAGAAACATGCTATTAAATTTTTACAAGACGGAGCAAAATTAAAAACATTTGTGTTTTTTAAAGGACGATCTATAATTTATAAAGATCAAGGACATATTTTACTTTTAAGACTGGCAACAGAATTAGAAGAATATGGAAAAGTAGAGCAAATGCCTAAATTAGAAGGTAAACGTATGATTATGTACATTGCTCCTAAAAAGAAATAATAACTTCAATAGTACTATTTAAACAATAGTAGTTTCAGAAGGAAAAATATTAAGCAAGATAAAATAGTAGAAGAAAGATGCCTAAAATGAAAACAAAATCTAGTGCTAAGAAGCGTTTTAAGCTTACTGGTTCTGGAAAAATTAAAAGAAAACACGCTTTTAAAAGTCACATTTTGACTAAAAAAAGTAAAAAACGTAAATTAAAGTTAACTCACGATGGTTTAGTTCATAAATCTGACGAAGCTAACATTTTACAACAGTTAACTTTAAAATAATAAAGTTACAGGGAATTTAATTATTAACCTTGGAGTTGAGCTAACAAGTGTAAATTAATTTTACCGCCAACTACAAAAAACAAATTGAAATTATGCCAAGATCAGTAAATTCAGTTGCTTCAAGAGCTAAGAGAAAAAAGATATTGAAGCAAGCAAAAGGTTACTTTGGACGTAGAAAAAACGTTTATACAGTAGCAAAAAATGCGGTTGAAAAAGGAATGTTATATTCTTATAGAGACCGTAAAAACAAAAAAAGAACTTTCCGTGCTTTATGGATTCAACGTATTAACGCTGGAGCTCGTCAGTATGGAATGTCTTACTCACAGTTTATGGGAAAAGTTAAAGCTAATAATATTGAATTGAACCGTAAGGTTCTTGCCGATTTAGCTATGAATAACCCAGAAGCTTTTAAGGCAGTTGTAGATCAAGTAAAATAGATTTTTAATTTCTTGCTTATATATAAAAACCCAATCTTACGATTGGGTTTTTTGTATTATAAAAAAGGCTGTTTTTACTTTTCAATTTCACGTAAACTTTCCATTTTCTTTAAAGCCATAAAACTAGTTATCGTTTCAAAATGCTCTTTTATACGCTTGTTTCCAAATTCAAAAACTTTTTCTGCTAAACCATCTAAAAAATCACGATCGTGAGAAACTAGAATTAAAGTTCCATCAAAGTCTTTTAGTGCTTCTTTAATAATATCTTTAGTTCTCATATCTAAATGATTTGTTGGTTCATCTAAAATTAAAACATTTACTGGTTCTAACAATAATTTAATCATTGCTAAACGTGTTTTTTCGCCTCCTGAAAGTACTTTTACTTTTTTTGTTGTATCATCTCCAGAAAACATAAAAGCTCCTAATAGGTTCTTTATTTGCGTTCTAATATCTCCTACTGCAATATGATCTATTGTTTCAAAAACGGTTAATTCTTCATCTAATAATGACGCTTGATTTTGAGCGAAGTAACCAATTTTAACATTATGACCTACTTCTAATTTTCCTTCAAAATCAATTTCATTCATAATAGCTTTTATCATTGTAGATTTACCTTCACCATTTTTTCCAACAAAAGCAACTTTTTGACCTCGTTCTATAACTAAATTAGCATTTTTAAAAACTACATGTTCTCCATAACTTTTAGATAAATCATTCACTACAACAGGATATTGACCACTTCTAGGTGAAGGCGGAAACTTTAATCTTAAAGCAGATGTATCAACCTCATCAACTTCTACTAACTGTAGCTTTTCTAACATTCTAACACGAGATTGTACTTGATTTGTTTTTGAGTATGTCCCTTTAAAACGCTCTATAAACTCAGTATTTTCAGCAATCATTTTTTGCTGTTCATCGTATGCTTTTTGTTGATGTGAGCGTCTATCTTTACGAAGCTCTAAATAATGCGAATAATTTGCTTTATAGTCGTAAATTCTACCCATCGTTACTTCAATAGTTCTATTAGTAATATTATCTACAAAAGCTCTATCGTGTGAAATAACAATTACAGCTTTTGCTGAATTAATTAAAAAATCT includes the following:
- the infC gene encoding translation initiation factor IF-3: MKEDQHRINEKITYVDEVRLVGDNVEVGIYPISKAKALARELELDLVEISPKAVPPVCKIIDYKKFLYEQKKREKAQKSKASKVVVKEIRFGPNTDEHDFEFKKKHAIKFLQDGAKLKTFVFFKGRSIIYKDQGHILLLRLATELEEYGKVEQMPKLEGKRMIMYIAPKKK
- the rpmI gene encoding 50S ribosomal protein L35; the protein is MPKMKTKSSAKKRFKLTGSGKIKRKHAFKSHILTKKSKKRKLKLTHDGLVHKSDEANILQQLTLK
- the rplT gene encoding 50S ribosomal protein L20 codes for the protein MPRSVNSVASRAKRKKILKQAKGYFGRRKNVYTVAKNAVEKGMLYSYRDRKNKKRTFRALWIQRINAGARQYGMSYSQFMGKVKANNIELNRKVLADLAMNNPEAFKAVVDQVK
- a CDS encoding ABC-F family ATP-binding cassette domain-containing protein, with the translated sequence MITVNDISVQFGGTSLFSNVSFSINENDKIALMGKNGAGKSTLLKIVAGVHKPNSGNISAPKEAKIAYLPQHLLAKDNATVIEETSKAFSEIFKMKAEIDEINEALTTRTDYESDAYMKLIERVSELSEKFYAIEDINYEAEVEKVLKGLGFVASDFNRPTSEFSGGWRMRIELAKILLQKPDLILLDEPTNHIDIESVQWLEDFLINSAKAVIVISHDRAFVDNITNRTIEVTMGRIYDYKANYSHYLELRKDRRSHQQKAYDEQQKMIAENTEFIERFKGTYSKTNQVQSRVRMLEKLQLVEVDEVDTSALRLKFPPSPRSGQYPVVVNDLSKSYGEHVVFKNANLVIERGQKVAFVGKNGEGKSTMIKAIMNEIDFEGKLEVGHNVKIGYFAQNQASLLDEELTVFETIDHIAVGDIRTQIKNLLGAFMFSGDDTTKKVKVLSGGEKTRLAMIKLLLEPVNVLILDEPTNHLDMRTKDIIKEALKDFDGTLILVSHDRDFLDGLAEKVFEFGNKRIKEHFETITSFMALKKMESLREIEK